A DNA window from Drosophila virilis strain 15010-1051.87 chromosome 4, Dvir_AGI_RSII-ME, whole genome shotgun sequence contains the following coding sequences:
- the LOC6629184 gene encoding ER membrane protein complex subunit 7 homolog yields the protein MFKNFLIILMLCALQTYSQSVELSKGLGAKENEASNTLYTIEGLILPPDPLIRISAQWPADITLSINGGEYQGFVRLDGSFTISGVPSGSYILYAHHADIFFQPVRVDIAHNGKFRARKVSHIKPSHVVRLPYPLVMKPVMRRRYFRTREQWNIMDYVLNPMVLLMVVPLMLMLLLPRLINDPETKREIESIQFPKIPTGMPDLSDVLTSLLTGKRPPEKEKKAIVGTANKRRN from the coding sequence atgtttaaaaatttcttaattattttaatgctCTGTGCGCTGCAAACTTATTCGCAGTCTGTGGAGCTGTCCAAGGGGCTGGGCGCAAAAGAGAATGAAGCCAGCAACACGCTCTACACGATTGAGGGCCTCATTCTGCCGCCCGATCCGCTGATCCGCATCAGTGCCCAGTGGCCGGCGGACATAACGCTGTCGATCAATGGAGGCGAGTACCAGGGATTCGTGCGGCTGGATGGCAGCTTTACCATAAGCGGAGTCCCGTCCGGCAGTTACATACTGTACGCGCATCACGCGGACATTTTCTTTCAGCCGGTGCGCGTGGACATTGCCCACAATGGCAAGTTCCGGGCGCGCAAGGTGAGCCACATCAAGCCATCGCATGTGGTGAGGCTGCCCTATCCGTTGGTCATGAAGCCCGTCATGCGTCGCCGTTACTTCCGCACCCGGGAGCAGTGGAATATCATGGACTACGTGCTGAATCCCATGGTGCTGCTCATGGTGGTGCCGCtcatgctgatgctgctgctgccgcgacTCATCAACGATCCGGAAACCAAGCGCGAAATCGAAAGTATACAATTCCCCAAGATACCCACCGGCATGCCGGATCTCAGCGATGTGCTCACCTCGCTGCTCACCGGAAAGCGACCACCCGAAAAGGAGAAGAAGGCCATTGTTGGCACCGCTAATAAAAGGCGCAACTAG
- the tsh gene encoding protein teashirt has protein sequence MLHEALMLEIYRQALNAGALPTARPRSTESANSSERCPSHDSNSSDNGGQRDAAHLSGGVMPVVPTTMHSTFPAVPQSLPAQPSSMEAYLHMVAAAAQQYGFPLAAAAAAGPRLPLPLPSEAAAPFKLPPQASPTASSSNSEALDFRTNLYARAESAEPVASEEEEEFDDGGNNPLDLSVGTRKRTHDTESPIGQIQVKKMFKSDSPPTNSSPGAVTAPLLPGVNPYLAAVAAANIFRAGQFPDWNGKNDLVVDPLEKMSDIVKGGGGGGGSSSLHKEKPQNKATTPNAVAAPPPKSPANQTGGGNSSGNSAANNTSAEGGAAGGGVTKARHNIWQSHWQNKGVASSVFRCVWCKQSFPTLEALTTHMKDSKHCGVNVPPFGNLPSNQPHHHSHSNSGASPAGGGSHHQHQHHQQQQHHQQQQRKQSGNAGNQAPSANVKNAFQYRGDPPTPLPRKLVRGQNVWLGKGVEQAMQILKCMRCGESFRSLGEMTKHMQETQHYTNILSQEQSISIKSGNANADHSKDGGQNSLSSEESRTLSAVLTCKVCDKAFSSLGDLSNHMAKNNHYAEPLLQSAGARKRPAPKKREKSLPVRKLLELKANPSDEQPPLEKTGASKPEKSEAALFAERMRQYITGVKSPEEIAKAAQMLAKNKSPELEQKNGASGTGKAAAAGSSSVLSAIEQMFTTSFDTPPRHASLPASSPSNSSTKNTSPVASSILKRLGIDETVDYNKPLIDTSDPYYQHYRYTSSERSGSECSAEARPRLEAPTPEKQLQQQQQQPPVAATSSVQELPIKQEPESSLKMEIKSELGEEPQDLAAASPKTEVETPLLNGGYNNNNNSSSNNNNNNSTNNNGSSPKSSSAAASPQASRLPLPARSPADSQRSATPKSPASSHKSYDGSDGNNKKYPSDSLNALSSMFDSLGSSGAGGGSSGAANTRAKLAAAASAAAAAAAGAGESAAPENLSASNSLAALRQFCVKKEKTA, from the exons ATGTTGCACGAGGCTCTGATGCTCGAGATCTACAGACAGGCGCTTAATGCCGG CGCCCTGCCCACAGCACGTCCACGTTCCACGGAATCAGCGAATTCCAGCGAGCGCTGCCCCTCGCACGATTCCAATTCCTCGGACAATGGTGGCCAGCGGGACGCGGCGCATTTGTCGGGTGGCGTGATGCCCGTTGTGCCCACTACAATGCATTCAACATTCCCGGCGGTGCCGCAATCGCTGCCCGCCCAGCCGTCCTCCATGGAGGCCTACCTGCACATGGTGGCCGCTGCCGCACAGCAGTATGGCTTTCCGctggcggcagctgctgctgcggggccacggctgccgctgccgctgcccagCGAGGCGGCTGCGCCGTTTAAGCTGCCGCCACAGGCCTCGCCCACCGCCTCCAGCAGCAACTCGGAAGCGCTGGACTTTCGCACCAATCTGTATGCGCGCGCCGAGTCCGCGGAGCCGGTGGCCtccgaggaggaggaggagttCGACGATGGCGGCAACAATCCGCTTGATCTCTCGGTGGGCACACGGAAGCGGACCCACGACACGGAGAGCCCCATTGGCCAGATTCAAGTGAAGAAAATGTTCAAATCCGACAGTCCGCCGACGAATTCCTCACCGGGTGCAGTCACAGCGCCCCTACTGCCCGGTGTCAATCCCTATTTGGCTGCAGTGGCGGCTGCCAACATATTTCGTGCGGGCCAGTTTCCCGACTGGAATGGCAAGAATGATCTGGTTGTGGATCCGCTCGAGAAGATGTCGGATATTGTCAagggtggcggcggcggcggcggctctTCGTCGCTGCACAAGGAAAAGCCACAGAACAAGGCGACAACACCCAACGCAGTCGCTGCACCACCACCCAAAAGTCCTGCCAATCAAACGGGTGGCGGCAACTCTAGCGGCAACTCCGCGGCAAATAATACGTCAGCGGAGGGCGGCGCCGCCGGCGGCGGGGTGACCAAGGCGCGGCACAACATCTGGCAATCGCACTGGCAGAACAAGGGCGTGGCCAGCTCGGTGTTCAGATGCGTGTGGTGCAAGCAGAGCTTCCCCACGCTCGAGGCGCTCACCACGCACATGAAGGACAGCAAGCACTGCGGCGTCAACGTGCCGCCTTTTGGAAATCTGCCCAGCAATCAGCCCCACCACCACTCGCACTCTAATTCGGGCGCATCTCCGGCCGGTGGCGGCAGCCACCACCAGCATCAGcaccaccaacagcaacagcaccaccagcagcaacagcgcaaacagtctggcaacgctggcaATCAGGCACCCTCGGCGAACGTGAAGAACGCGTTCCAGTATCGCGGCGATCCGCCCACTCCGCTGCCGCGCAAGCTTGTGCGCGGCCAGAACGTGTGGTTGGGGAAGGGCGTGGAGCAGGCCATGCAGATACTCAAGTGCATGCGCTGCGGCGAGAGCTTCCGGTCGCTGGGCGAGATGACGAAGCACATGCAGGAGACGCAGCATTATACGAACATCCTGTCGCAGGAGCAGAGCATTTCCATCAAGTCCGGCAATGCGAACGCGGATCACAGCAAGGATGGTGGCCAGAACAGTCTCAGCTCCGAGGAGTCGCGCACGCTTTCCGCCGTGCTCACGTGCAAGGTGTGCGACAAGGCCTTCAGCTCCTTGGGGGATCTCAGCAATCATATGGCCAAGAACAATCACTACGCGGAGCCGCTGCTGCAGTCCGCAGGCGCACGCAAACGGCCGGCGCCTAAGAAGCGTGAGAAGTCGCTGCCCGTGCGCAAACTGCTCGAGCTGAAGGCCAATCCCAGCGACGAGCAGCCGCCGCTAGAGAAGACCGGCGCCAGCAAGCCAGAGAAATCGGAGGCCGCCCTCTTTGCCGAACGCATGCGTCAGTACATAACTGGCGTCAAGTCGCCGGAGGAAATAGCCAAAGCGGCCCAGATGCtggccaaaaacaaatcgCCCGAGCTGGAGCAGAAGAACGGCGCCAGCGGCACGGGcaaagcagccgcagccggcTCCTCCTCGGTGCTGAGCGCCATCGAGCAGATGTTCACCACCAGCTTCGACACGCCGCCGCGCCACGCCAGCCTGCCGGCCAGCAGCCCCTCGAACTCGTCCACGAAGAACACCTCGCCGGTGGCCAGCAGCATACTAAAGCGTCTGGGCATCGATGAGACGGTCGACTACAACAAGCCGTTGATCGACACCAGCGATCCCTACTATCAGCATTATCGCTACACGAGCAGCgagcgcagcggcagcgagtGCAGCGCCGAGGCAAGGCCACGCCTCGAGGCGCCCACGCCTgagaagcagctgcagcagcagcaacagcagccgccggTGGCGGCGACGTCGTCTGTGCAGGAGTTGCCTATTAAACAGGAACCGGAGTCTAGCCTCAAAATGGAGATCAAGTCTGAGCTGGGCGAGGAGCCGCAGGATTTGGCTGCTGCTTCGCCCAAAACGGAGGTCGAGACGCCGCTGCTAAATGgcggctacaacaacaacaacaacagcagtagcaacaacaacaataacaatagcacaAATAACAACGGCAGCTCACCGAAATCATCGTCAGCCGCTGCCAGTCCGCAGGCGTCGCGCCTGCCGCTGCCGGCGCGCAGCCCAGCGGACAGCCAGCGCTCGGCCACGCCCAAATCGCCAGCATCAAGCCACAAATCGTACGACGGCAgcgatggcaacaacaaaaagtatcCAAGTGATTCCCTCAACGCGCTCAGCTCCATGTTCGACTCTCtgggcagcagcggcgccggcggcggcagcagcggagCCGCAAATACCCGCGCTAAACTGGCAGCGGCTGCttcggcggcggcagcggcggcagcgggaGCTGGCGAGTCCGCGGCGCCGGAGAATCTGAGCGCCAGCAATTCGCTGGCTGCACTGCGTCAGTTCTGCGTGAAGAAAGAGAAGACCGCCTAA